From Felis catus isolate Fca126 chromosome B4, F.catus_Fca126_mat1.0, whole genome shotgun sequence:
CATCCCTGGAAATCTAGCAGCCTTGGGTGCCCGTTCCAGTTTTACTACTATTTTAAGAAGGCCCATGATTTGTATCTAAGAGGGCTAGACAGCAAGTGATACCTCCTTTTACTTCTGGTGTGTTTTACTTAACTCAGGAACTAGAAGGCAGAGCAAAAAGTATAGCAGATGCATACACAAAATGAATCTTCTTCTTTTAATCAGAGCCGAAAGGAGTCCCCATTGACATTTTACTCTGTGCCCCTTCGTGGGCTTTAAGCAAAATGTTCAATTTGCTCTGAAGTGAGGAAAATGCAACAGTTAAGGGTTCTGCCTCACAGGTGTAGAGATTAGAGACAGTGTTTTaacatttgatatttatcttGAGACCCACCTGACCAGATACTTTGCACTCTTGTTAACCAAATCTGTGAACACCTGTTGGCAACTACATGCTTCATTTTCTTGCCTACTTCTTCACAGAACTGCAAGGcagttcttttccttcctttgtagctagttttgttttttgccactAACCAAGAGTTAAAAGCTTTAAAGGTTATGCATTTCCTTAAGCCTTTAGCAATCTACATGACCCTCTGTTGCCAGAAGCAAAAGGAACTAATCTTTTGAGAATGACTTGAAAACTACTGAGGACAGCGACTTCTTCGGTTCATACCTACATTTCTCCAGACTATGTATCAgtgtttactatttattattcGTCTTTTCTAAACAACACATCACAGCAGTCTTTTCTAAAAGGATGCCCACTGTGGCAGCTCAGGTTCTGAAAAGGTCTTCAAAAGCAAGAAATTTGCTAATTGGTATGTGAGATTGTGATGGAACAAGCACCCTTGTACATTGTTAGTGTAAATGTTGATCAGGCAGATTTcttttggaggaaaagaaattataaatgcgTCACTTCTGTCCCAGGAATTATGCTGCTCAGAATTTATGTGCATATATGCCAATGCAGGATAAGGTTATCCATGAGGAAATTCAAGTCCATGGTTAAGTCGATTATGGTGTATTATACCATCACTGAAAAGAATGAGGTAGACCTATTTGTGCTAATGTGGAAGTCCACAcacaaagtgaaaaaagcaaatctAAGCATGCATTTATAGTTTgctaccatttttaaaagaaacatttacataaatatgCTTTGAACATCTGAAGGACACTAGAAATGATTAATAGTGGTTACTTCTGGGGAGGGACCTGATGGACTGGAGATGAAGAGTGAAAAGAGATATGCCACTATCTTTTgagttagtgtgtgtgtgtgttttgatttttgttagcATGTGCATGCATCtccttttccctatgttttttaaaatgaaccaGACCACGGAAATGACACACTTGTTGAGTAAGTGGCTCTCTCCCCAACTGTGTGTTTCTGAAGGTTCTCTGTCCATCCCACGtacacagccctgccctctccAGGGATGGGTGTAGGGGATGCTAGACTACTCGTTTATCTCTTGGATTCACATCCCCCTTCCCCAAGGCCTAACAGCTTTTCCCCATTCTAGTAAACATGGACAGCTTTGCCTCTGGGCCTCAAGTTCTATTTCCCACTTACTAGTAGGAACAAGGGAATATGCAGGAGTCAAATGGTGGCCTGTTAATGGTATAAGAATGGGCAGTCATGCCTGAACAGGGGAGCTAAACAGAAATTACCTGGATATGTTTGAAAATATCTGTGTTCAGAAAGGTagtttgttatttattaataagcatttattaaataccttCCTATAGGTCCAAGGTACCACTAGGACCTTACTTAGGACTGAAACGTATATGCAAGAATTGCACATAAAATATCAGCTCATTAGTTCAAATTCAAGCTCATTGTTCCTTGAAACAGAACCTCATATAAACTTGAAGTAGTCAGTGGCACAGCATCctctaaagattttaaaagaaaaaggccaaCAAGTTagctggaaaggaaaggaatagcCTCTCTTCAAATACTAAATCTACAAAGTCCTCTGCCTCTAAAGCAGATCCTTGTAGTTTTGGTCTCTTCCCAGGAAATAATCACCACTCTGTTGAAAATGGGAAAGGCACCCCCTACCATccccaaggggggaaaaaaaacattcacccAAACAGCTTCTACTTGTTTTTACCATATATTCCAGGGATAtgtatggggtttttttttgtttttacatttatacaGTTTACATTGCTTGACCCATAAATAGCACTCGTAAGATTAATAGGGCCATAGTTTTAAAGAGTATTTACATAGCCCCACCATGCATACAGAGcctttttaatattgaaaaaatcaaaaaatttGAACTTTCCATCACTAGCAATATAAATTTGGCCATCTAAGCTTATAAACCCTGACTAAAATACAAGCAATCATTTCATCCATAAATGCTGTTTCTGGTTCTCCAACAAATCTAGCACTGCAGTGTAACAAATGTCTTGCAATTCAGGGATATAAAAATAATCAGCTTTAAAATCTGAACTGTACAGTATGTACATTAATATTTGCACCGTTAAATTAGGAATACACTTAAGTCTATGAAATACTACATTATAAATAGCAACGTCTTTTTCAATCTGGAGCTGGAGCTAATACAATGCAGCGTTTACCTGGCTAACTGAAAGGGGACGAGGTGGCCTCACACGATGGGATGCACAGTATTGGCTGGGTCAGCGTGACTACGTGCATGCCGCACAACAAGACAGACTGATCAGGACCTGGGCCAACCTGGTGTAGACAAAGGACACACACTATCACTTTACAAAGGTGGCGGGAGTTCTCCATTGTCTAAAATCAACACCCCCGTCCAATCACCTCCTGACAGTCTCTTGAGGATTGGAGACCAAAACCGCTACATAGGGCTGTAATGCACCTGACAGGCACAAGATGTGGCATCAACCTGGCACCATCCAAGGAGGGCAAACTGGAGAAATCACACCTTCCAAAGGTTAATCTGACACTGTAAACAGCAGCAGGGGTCTCATTTACATGGGCAAAGCACTTCAAACTATTTTAGCAACTTTCCTATGAAGAAAAAAGATAGGATTCAAGATGGTTAATGGCAGTTTAAACATGATCCCCACAGCTACTAGgttaagaaataatacagttttTGCCCTTGTGTCCCTTTTTCTTCTTGGATTTAGTTGTCCTCTGACCAAACTGAGGAGTGGGGAGTGCAGAAGTTGGGCTCGAAAGGTCATCTGTATAGTAGGCGTATCTCTGTGGCCGGGGTTGAGGAATTGGTTGTCCAAGAAAATATCCTTCTTCTTCTGAgtcggaggaggaggaggtggaggagcaCCAGGAATCATCGTCCTCACCGTAGAGTCCCAGAAACCTAGGCACTCCTGGGTTCTGCAGTGCGTAATCGGAGGTGGCATGGGTGTACTGTCCATACAGATCAGCATTCTGGATGTATGCTTGGATTTCCCGGGCACTTTTATTCTGTATAAATTTCTCGTAGTTATCAGGGGTGTAAAGCCGCAGTCTGTCCTTGGGagagtattttctttctgtgaccAGATTCAGGGCATTGTCAGAGCGGGACTTCCTACTTCTCCTGCGGCGATGGTGATGAGACCGGGATCCCCTCTCTTCAAAATGGTAGACCCGTCTTCGAGTCCTTTCACTCATCGGAGGCTGCCGGATTTCAATGTTGTCATAGTTTCCATTGTCAATGACGTCATCTGAAAACTTGACCTGCTGTGGTCTGGATTGAGACTTGGATCTTCTCAGTACTGGCAGATGTACTACTGGTTTCTCCTCAGGCATGATTTTTTCTGGACACAACTCTGAACTTAGACTCTTCAAGGACTCTGCGCTCCTGTGCAACATGGAAGAGTTCAAAGTCCCCATATTGCTCATTTTCTCACAATcttctgcctccatttcctcaaagTTTTGCAGGGAATATAATGAGGGTCTTGGCTTGCTTTCTCCATCCACTGAAGCCCCTAGAAGAAAAGTCAAGACAAAATGTGATCTTCTGACAATTACTACACACAAGCTACTGAAAGGAAGCATCTCAGAGAAAATTCTCCCAAGTGTCAATGTTTGATTAACACCCACTAGGTAAAACCAACATGCACTTGAGAAGGTTTGACTTTTATCATCGATACAGGGGGCATAGCCTCTTACAAGCCCAGCTCTTTTGTGGCCAGACATTAGTTATAGCACATGTCACGAgcagcaaacattttaaaacttctccaCATGTAGAACGTGACACACAGAAGCTTCTGCCTCGTGATACATTAAAGCCAGACTACTTCACTTGGACATCTCTCAAATCAATCCCTTCCTTTGCATCCACATGGCCACAGTTATGATCCTTTTATACCTAGCTTAGTGGTCAGCAAACCACAGCCCAAGGGCCACATCTGGCCCACAGCCTATTTGTGGATAAAGTTtcactggaacacagccacacctatTCACTTACACATGGTCTATCGTTGCTTTCTGCAGTGACAGAGTTGAATGGCtgcaacagagactgtatgaTCTAAAAAGTGCTATCTAGCCCTTTACAGGAGAAGTTTGCCAAGCCCTGACACCTAGATCATCAGATCCAGTCTTCTTCCCCCTTTACCTCTGTAACATATGCCACTCTCagattaattttactttaataaagCTCTTCTCAAAACAGATATTGCTCTCCTTTTTTAATAGGGCCCAGGCAAgtcaaaacaagtaaatataacCCAGCAGACTGTAAGTGACTAGGGCATGGTACAGACTATTGTCACCTAGAGACTACATAACTTCCTACTTTCTAGAGGGAGCCTGTTTCTCAGCCCATTATTGTCAAGGAATGTCAGCCCTAACACTTTGTGTACCCAATGAGGTCTGTTTTTGATACTAAGTGTTAAAACACAGAGCCCAGCAAACAGGATATGCTTAATTCAGTCCCACCCACATTCTTCAACTCCCCTTTACTGTTGGCCTGCCTCATCTTTGACAAGTCCAACAGAAACTAGGAGGGTAGCTAGCTGTCTTAATTCCTTCTTGCCAGGGTTATTTCTGGCACAGGGCAGCCAGTAAAGCCTTTCCTGCCTATATTACAGTAACATAACCTTTATGAAAGGACTGAATATTATCAGTTGGACTATAAAACTAGCCACAGCCTTTGCTAGCCACGGACCAGTAATATTTCTGTGTTCAAAGACTTAACACGAATGTGAGATTCAGGAGGGGGTGGGTTCCAGACTCAGTCGTGCCTTTAAAAACCTATGTAAAGTCAGGCATTTAGCCTCTTGGTGATTtaagtttcctcatgtgtaacaCATACTAAGTAATACCCACTTGATACAGCTCAGGATCATTTTAAggataaaatgtaaataactgATACGAATatgctttgaaaacattaaagtgaaattattttttaatctgcatAAAAAACATTCAGCTATTTTTGAGCTATCTGTTGCCAGCGGgcaattcagaaaaatataaaagatgccATGAGCTTATAAAGCACACATGCTGATTTTAGCATCTTGAAATTCCTACAGCAAATTTTAAGAGCACACGATCTTTCAGACACAGATACAGACTCCATTATCCACATAAACcaatttcctcctctttaaaataaggataataccTATTCAAGAAGCTTCTATTAAACACGTATGTCACATTTATTTTGTTAGCGTTTGGCGTTCGATGTaaacttcttccttcccttggtCTACAGTTTTTCGTAACATGGGCCCTACTGCTGAACTGTAGTTTGTAGAATAAATTTTTTAGTGGCTCTTTTTTCCAAAAACCCCATAATCCCTAGATTGCGTACCTGTGATATTAGATAAAGCCAAAGAATCCATAGAATCTCGAACACTTTGCTCTGGTTTCAAGTCTGACAAACACTCCAGGGAATCTTCATACCAGTGTGTTTGATCGTGATTATAGCCTGAAGCCCCATGGTCCAGATCCAATTCCTGGAGCCTTCTACTGCTTgcagggcctgggtggctgcCATAAGCAGAATCGCCTAGTCCATCTTGTGACTGTGCCCAATACATATCAGACTGGTATTTTTTACTTGCAAGGCTCTGGTTATTTTGCTTTAACTCAGTCTTATTTTTAACCATGTTATCAGATATCCAGTGCTCACTGGCTCGTATATCTAGCTCACTGGGCGGCTGCTGAAAGAGGCTTTTATCACCAAACTTGAGGAGGAGCTGCGTCATATAATCTTCATGCTCAGCCCATTCTTCAGGGTCTTCTGGGGTTTCGTGCTCCACTCTGCCTTTCCAAAATTCTTCATTGACGAAACCTCCCTGCCTGGCGAGACTCAGATCCTCCAATTTCCGAGAAAGGGTGTCATCAGCATTGCCTGATAGGCCAGGAAACTTGTAGTTTAGAGCAGGCGACAAAAGAAGAGACTGTCTACACTGATCTGCTGACCGACTGCTCTTGCCCATCCGGACACTTCTTCTAGAGTCTCTTGATCGAGCTGACTGAAATGCAGAGTCAGAAGAATCAGAGGCATGGACGTCTTCACCAAGGCTGCATGTTTTCGAGCAATAAATCTGACCTTGTTTGGGAAGGAAGGGACACCCCAACAAAGAAGCTTTACACTGGGCACAAGAAAAGCAGGCTTCTGTAGCATGCCAGTGCTGCCCATCATAGGTCATCTGTGCATGGTCGACACCTGTTTTGAAGAAGGACAGAGTAGGAGGTTACAGTTCAGTcttgaaataaaggaagaaaaagacaagaatgttTGTATGGGGGAACTCTAAAAGGTGATGGAAATGTCTGTATCTTGAAAGGGCTGTGGGTCACACATGTACAGTTAATTGTCATTATTCACAAATCCCATATTTTTGAATTTgccataattttttaatttgcctaCTTGCTAAAATGTATCTATACCTGCAGAATCAATACTTGCAGAGCTTTCAGGGTTATTTGCTGACAGGTGCAGAATGATGAAAAATTTGAGTCAACTGATGTGCCATGTTCCCAAGCTGAGGTCAAACAACCGACGCTCTGTCGTTTGTCTCTGCGCTCATACTATAACAGCTGACAGAGCCATGGTCGATTTATTATCaagttttctttgcatttttggGCTTTGTGTTGATTCCGCTGTTTAAAAGGGCTCCCAAGCATAGTGCTGAAGTGCTGTATACTGTCCCTAAGctcaagaaggctgtgatgtgccgtATAGAGCACGTAAGTGTGTTAGATCTAGCAGCGTCATTCAGGCATGAGCTACAGTGCTCTTGGCTACGAGTTCAATACTAGTGAATCAGTATACACTAAATAAGGTGTGTTTAAACTAAGACATACATGAAACAAGATTATCTGTTGAGCAGTTCATGAAAATGTGACCAGAGCCTTGCAGGACCCCAACCCTGACTGTCCCCGAGGAGCAATGGTCCAGTAACTCAGGCAACTTTATAGAACACAACCATCGCAAATAATGACAGCTGACTACATATCCATTGTCAAAACTCCTCAAActaaaacatttaagatctgtACATGCCCCTGTGAGTTCTACAAAATAACCCCACACAGAGACTGGACAATCATAGGCCGGCTACGCACTTACCGATGTGCTCCCCACAGGTCTCACAGTACTCTGCATAGAGAGACTCAAAACAGCCGCAGCAGAATGGGCGGCCATCCTTCATGATGTATCTCTGTCCCCCCAGGACCGTTTCACACTCAAGGCAGCAGAAGTGTTTCATGTGCCAATGGCGACCCTCAGCTTCTGTGCACTCATCAgcaaaaattatctttaaaaagaaatgggatgAAAAGATCATGGTGAGCTCTTCTAGAGGCCAATTAACTGCATGTTTTCTGGACAACTGACAGACACTGGCTCTTAAAGAAATCACTTAACTAGCTAACCTTGGTTCTTATAGCCTCAGGCTCACATCTTACTTGATTTAGAtatgaaataaaagcatgaattgaaaatgttgaaaaagagaAACTCAGTGCTtgcttaaacttaaaaaacaaaaaacagatttttacGTAGGAGATCATTCATTTGGTCATATTTTTGCTCTCCAGTCACACTTTGTTGGCATAATCTGGCAAAGAATACATTAACATTGAAATAATTTAGTAGTCTGTATTTTGATACTAAACTCATAAAAATGTCTGCAGAATCAGCAGTTACAGCTATCCAGATGCTGCGCTGTGTGAACAGCACGTGTAGATAATGTTTCATTTGACCCGGTGGTCATCTCCAgattaaagactttattttttataattttggtttcaaagaaatttcaaattgcatattattgaaaaaaactaaaaacataaatgtataaaagTAAGCACTGAAAGTTAACTGTCACTGATTGAAGGAGACTGAGGAGATACAGAATAAATGCAATAAGGTACCCTGGATTTGATCTTGGAATAGAAAAGAGACACTAGCAGAAAAACTGGAAATCTAAATAAAGTCTGTAGTTAATGGTATTatgccaatgttaatttcttagttttgatgcATATACCATGGCTAGGTAGGATGTTAACAATAAGGGAAGTTGGGAGAGGGTCTACAGAACTCTCTGTCATCTCTTCAAgtcttctgtaaatctaaaattactttaaaataaaaagcttaaaaaaaattcctttcacaCCACCATCCCTTCCCACATGCTCCAGGGGTAACCACTGTTAACTCAGTGTATGTCTTTCCATACTAGTTCTGAgtgtatacagatatatacacaaTCTCGACTTACTCTCCctttatttaacaaaaagaagATGATCTACTACTTAATATTCTTGCAACTGGTTTTCTTCTCCCACAATCCATCAAGGACATCCTACTTATCAATGCACAAACACACCTGCTGCCTTCTCTTTATTAGCTgcatattattccattatatgaatgtacaagattatcttaaaaatatctaGACAGCAAAAGCaggagatatttatatttttgcttagATGTGAACAGTGGAATACTGGCTTACTAGAAGCTTATTTTTTCCAGTGTTAAgggataaactttttttttttttttttttttacctcatcaCATGCTGAACACCGTGGTTTGAGCAGTTCAGCATGGTGCCTGCCACAGTGAATTTTTCCATCCTGATAAAAATAGATGAGGTCGACCAGCAGCTCGTTGCACGTGTAGCAGACAAAACAGGAAGGGTGCCAGCACACTCCAGGGCCCGCACGAGAGGCAAACACTGCAATTTCACCTCCATTTATCTTCAACCCacactaaaaacaaaaggatTTGAAATTTAGATGATCCTTCTTTAAGAACTGGATGCTCAGCCTTTCCCACTTTACACTAAATCCCATTTTGTCAAGAAAGCTTTTATTTGTGGCCCCTCCTGTTAGTGATTACATAGCTCTTTAATGCTGGATTATTTCTGATTCTTAACTGGAATGAACATGCCTCAGATACACTACCACACTAGACTGTTTCTAAGAATGGTTTCATCCAAGTCACATGAAGAGTCCTTTTCCTGAGCCAGCCTCCTATTGGATACATTTCCTACTCTGAGCCAGGAAGTGTCTGAACGTCTTCATTCTGTTTCTGCAGTTTTGAACAGTGGGTGTACCCCAGCACCTCTCTCCATGCCCAGATTTCACCTGATGTTTACACAAGGGCAGACTGACTCCCCCTGTCAGTTATAAACATTAATGTCCACTTAATAAAAAGCTAGGCTGCCTTTTATGTTTTGGAGGCTTTTAGGGCCCACACCTGTGCTGGCCCGGTCACCTACCCCCAACCATACTCCATCCACGTCACTACCACGAGCTACTACTCATCCTTGGAAAGTGCTACCTGTTCGCACACGGCGTGCATCACTGCTCTGGACAAAAGTTTAATCGTTCCTCTTCCTAgtgcttctttcttcctttgagcACTGAACACCTgcaattctttcttctcctcttcacTCAGCGACTGGCAATACCGCAccttcagagagaagaaaacagaagcaccACCCTGGAGCACCCAGTCTCCCTCACCAATTCAGTATTTCCAGGGTTAGAGTTTCGGCAAAGAGCAAGTTTAACTGGCCTGCCCCATAAatccccaatttaaaaatggcactGTACCTTTAAAATGACATCAAATCTTACAGCCTCTCCAACAAAAGGGAAATGCAATTTgaaggatcttttttttaaaaaaaataaggagtgCTTAAACTTTTATCagagacacttaaaaaaactGGAAGACATTAACCTTTCTACAAAAGGTTTAAACTTGTTAATTGCCACTTTCACTCTCCATTCTACAGGCACTCCACTGCAGGGCCAGCCCTAACTACCAGAAAGCACAGACTCTAGATGAAGGGGCAGGGAAATCTCAGGAATTTATAGGTTCCTGATAAGTGGTGGGTGGCTGCAAACACTATAAAAAACAACTTGTTGTT
This genomic window contains:
- the PRICKLE1 gene encoding prickle-like protein 1, with protein sequence MPLEMEPKMSKLAFGCQRSSTSDDDSGCALEEYAWVPPGLRPEQIQLYFACLPEEKVPYVNSPGEKHRIKQLLYQLPPHDNEVRYCQSLSEEEKKELQVFSAQRKKEALGRGTIKLLSRAVMHAVCEQCGLKINGGEIAVFASRAGPGVCWHPSCFVCYTCNELLVDLIYFYQDGKIHCGRHHAELLKPRCSACDEIIFADECTEAEGRHWHMKHFCCLECETVLGGQRYIMKDGRPFCCGCFESLYAEYCETCGEHIGVDHAQMTYDGQHWHATEACFSCAQCKASLLGCPFLPKQGQIYCSKTCSLGEDVHASDSSDSAFQSARSRDSRRSVRMGKSSRSADQCRQSLLLSPALNYKFPGLSGNADDTLSRKLEDLSLARQGGFVNEEFWKGRVEHETPEDPEEWAEHEDYMTQLLLKFGDKSLFQQPPSELDIRASEHWISDNMVKNKTELKQNNQSLASKKYQSDMYWAQSQDGLGDSAYGSHPGPASSRRLQELDLDHGASGYNHDQTHWYEDSLECLSDLKPEQSVRDSMDSLALSNITGASVDGESKPRPSLYSLQNFEEMEAEDCEKMSNMGTLNSSMLHRSAESLKSLSSELCPEKIMPEEKPVVHLPVLRRSKSQSRPQQVKFSDDVIDNGNYDNIEIRQPPMSERTRRRVYHFEERGSRSHHHRRRRSRKSRSDNALNLVTERKYSPKDRLRLYTPDNYEKFIQNKSAREIQAYIQNADLYGQYTHATSDYALQNPGVPRFLGLYGEDDDSWCSSTSSSSDSEEEGYFLGQPIPQPRPQRYAYYTDDLSSPTSALPTPQFGQRTTKSKKKKGHKGKNCIIS